From a single Nicotiana tomentosiformis chromosome 2, ASM39032v3, whole genome shotgun sequence genomic region:
- the LOC104119448 gene encoding universal stress protein PHOS32, with protein sequence MASPKKPPVESDRPPTAIMHQPASPRFPSGTPTSRANRKIAIAVDLSDESAYAVKWAVQNYLRPGDGVILLHVRPTSVLYGADWGAIDVSVDTTNEESQQKLEDDFDNFTTTKANDLAQPLVEGNIPFKIHIVKDHDMKERLCLEVERLGLSAVIMGSRGFGASRRSIKGGRLGSVSDYCVHHCVCPVVVVRYPDDKDGVAADDANEGSVKKETDGVLHPVPEDEPIYHDAEDKAADLEKASRVS encoded by the coding sequence ATGGCATCACCCAAAAAGCCACCGGTAGAATCCGACCGACCACCGACGGCGATCATGCACCAACCTGCATCCCCACGTTTCCCTTCCGGAACACCCACTTCACGCGCCAATCGAAAGATCGCTATCGCCGTCGATCTTAGCGACGAAAGCGCTTACGCCGTCAAATGGGCCGTCCAAAATTACCTCCGACCAGGTGACGGCGTTATCCTCCTCCACGTCCGTCCAACTTCCGTCCTCTACGGCGCTGATTGGGGTGCTATAGATGTCTCCGTTGACACTACAAATGAAGAATCGCAGCAGAAATTAGAAGATGATTTTGATAACTTCACAACTACAAAAGCTAATGATTTAGCACAGCCGCTCGTTGAGGGGAATATACCGTTCAAGATTCATATAGTGAAGGATCATGATATGAAAGAAAGGCTGTGTCTTGAAGTAGAGAGGTTGGGTTTGAGTGCAGTGATAATGGGGAGTAGAGGGTTTGGTGCTTCGAGGCGTAGCATAAAAGGAGGGAGGCTAGGTAGTGTGAGTGATTATTGTGTGCATCATTGTGTTTGCCCAGTTGTTGTTGTTAGATATCCTGATGATAAAGATGGGGTTGCTGCTGATGATGCAAATGAAGGTTCAGTTAAAAAAGAGACAGATGGGGTTCTTCACCCTGTGCCTGAGGATGAACCTATATACCATGATGCCGAGGATAAAGCTGCAG